Part of the uncultured Desulfobacter sp. genome, CCCCGGGTGCTTATATTTTTCACCGTACAGCTATTATTGGGATCCTTGTTCACGGGTACCAGGTCTTGCTCAGTGATGCACTGGGTATGGGTAACGGATTGCCCGGGCATCCCGGGCATCTCCATTTTTGTAATGATTTCCCATGTGCCTGGATTCATATTTGGACCCGCCCAAGTGATACCTGCGGATAACAGGATCACACCAACAATATCCATAACACGTTTTGTTCTTAGCATCCTCGGCTCCTTTCAACGCTTAAATCTTAATTGTTTTTCATA contains:
- a CDS encoding DUF3617 domain-containing protein, with translation MLRTKRVMDIVGVILLSAGITWAGPNMNPGTWEIITKMEMPGMPGQSVTHTQCITEQDLVPVNKDPNNSCTVKNISTRGNTVSWEITCGGQGGEMDGTGEITYAGDTMKGNMVMVMKAMNMTITNTLSGKRIGPCDGASY